Part of the Flavobacterium sp. KS-LB2 genome is shown below.
ACTTTATTGAGGCCATTCGAACTTTTTGGATTGAATTATTTAGAGCCAATTCCACATGCGGTTTTTTGGAGTTTACTAATCAATATTTTGAGTTACGCAGCAGTATCAGTTAGTTTTAAAGGCAATTATAGAGAACGTAATTATGCCGAAATGTTTGTAGATATAGACAAATACATCACCAATCACGAAAATGCTTTTGTGTGGAAAGGAACCGCTTACATCTCGGATATTCAAAAAGTGTTGCAGCGATTTCTTGGCGAAGACCGAACCAAAAGAGCACTGACTATCTTCAATTTGAAATACAATATCGATAAAGACGTTACCACTGCCGATGCGCGATTTATAAAATTTGCCGAAAATTTATTGACAGGCCATATTGGTACGGCTTCCGCCAAAATTTTAATCTCGAGTGTGGTCAAAGAAGACAAAATCAGTTTGCCCGAAGTACTCCGAATTTTGGAAGAATCCAAAGAAAACATCATCATCAATAAGAAGTTGACGGACACCTCGAATGAATTAAAAAAAATATCAGAACAACTAAAAAATGCGAATCAGGAATTAGTCAATAAAGACATTCAAAAAGATGAATTTCTGGATACGGTTACCCATGAATTGAGAACGCCAATAACCGCCATTCGTGCAGCGAGCGAAATCCTTCACGATGATGACGACATTCCGGATGAACTGAGAAAACAGTTTTTACAAAATATCATTTCGGAGTCGGATCGTTTGAACCGTTTAATTGATAAAATTCTGGATTTAGAAAAATTTGAAACTGGAAAGCAGAAGATTTACTTATCTAAAAACAACCTCACAAAAACCATTAAAAATACCTTAAAATCCTTAAATCAATTAATTAAAAATAAAAATATAGAGATTGAATTTGACGATTCTAGCAAAGAAATTAGAGCTTTTTATGATGAAGAACGAATTGTTCAGGTGATTCATAATTTGTTATCGAATGCGATAAAGTTTTGTTCCGAAACAAATGGAAAAATAGCTATTTCGATACTTGAAAACGAGTCTAATATAGAAGTGAAAATTCACAATAACGGCAAAGTGATTAAAGAAGAAGATGCCGAAGCAATTTTTGATAAGTTCTACCAATCGCGAAACCAAAACATAAAAAAACCAATAGGAAGCGGCTTAGGATTAGCCATTTGCAAACAAATTATCGAACACCATAAAGGAAGCATTTGGACTGAAAAAAAGGTAACTGACGGAGCCACTTTCATCTTTACGTTACCCAATTATAATACTACAGAAAAATAGTTAACAATGAAAAAGATTTTAATTGTAGATGACGAGCCAAACATTGTAATGGCATTGGAATATACTTTCAAAAAGAACAATTTTGAAGTTTTCATAGCAAGAGACGGTCAAGAAGCGCTTGATATTTTAAGCATTCAACTTCCGGATGTAATTATTCTGGATGTAATGATGCCCATGGTGGACGGTTTTGCCACATTAGAACAAATAAAAAAAGACGATCGCTTGCGGCATTGCAAAGTCATTTTCCTTTCCGCAAAAAACAAAGAAAAAGATATTGAAAAAGGGCTTTCCCTAGGGGCTAATTTATATGTAGTCAAGCCTTTTTCGATTAAAAAATTAGTAGAACAAGTTCAGGATTTAATTCAATAAGAAACAAATTCAACCATGAAATACGAAGAAATTTATACCCGAAGTATTGCGCAACCAGAAGCCTTTTGGGCAGCGCAAGCCGATGAAATTGAGTGGTACAGCAAACCGGAAACAATTTTGTCGAAAGACGAAAATGGATATCCGCTTTGGTACAAAGATGGCGAATTGAACATTTGTTATCTCGCATTAGACAAGCATATTCAAGACGGATACGGGGACCAAACCGCCTTTATATACGATTCTCCGGTAACACAAACCGTAAAAAAATATACCTTTTCAGAGGTAAAAACCGAAGTGGCAAAATTAGCTGGAGGCATGCAGTCACTGGGTTTGAAAAAAGGAGACACGGCCATAATTTACATGCCTATGATTCCTCAAACTGCGTTTGCCATGTTGGCTTGTGCCAGAATTGGCGTGATTCATTCGGTTGTTTTTGGAGGTTTTGCACCGCATGAATTGGCGATTAGAATCGATGATTGCAAACCCAGAGCAATCATAACGGCATCATCCGGAATAGAGATTGACCGATTAATTGCGTACAAACCTTTGGTAGACGAAGCCATTGAACTTGCTTCTCATCGACCAAAAAAAGTCATTGTTTTCAATAGAAAATTAGGTGCGCGAATTCCCTTTAAGAAATACGATGTGGATTACGACGCCTTGGTTTACGGCTCCGAAGAAACGCCTTGTATTCCTTTACATTCCAATCATCCGCTGTATATTTTATACACTTCCGGCACTACAGGAAAACCCAAAGGAATCGTAAGAGATACCGGTGGTTATGCCGTGGCATTGAAATTTTCCATGAAATACATCTATAATGTAAATCAAGACGAAACTTTTTGGGCGGCATCGGATATGGGCTGGGCAGTGGGACACAGCTACATTTTATATGGCCCTTTATTAAACCGAAATACCACCATAATTTTTGAAGGAAAACCAATAAAAACTCCAGATGCAAGTACGTTTTGGAGAATCATTTCAGAGCATAAAGTAGGTACTATGTTTACCGCTCCAACCGCCATTCGAGCCATTAAAAAAGAAGATCCCGACGGAGAATTCATCAAACAATATGATTTGAGTTGTCTTAAAAATCAATTTTTGGCGGGAGAACGCTGTGACAATGCCACATTAGAATGGTACCAACAACACATTCCTATTCCTGTAATTGACCATTGGTGGCAAACAGAATCTGGCTGGCCAATGATTGCCAATTCTCTAGGAATTGAAAAAATGCCAGTCAAACCCGGTTCAGCTACCAAAGCAGTTTGTGGATATAACATTCGGATTTTTAATGAAAACGGCGACGAATTAAGCGCCAATGAAGAAGGTTTGGTTGTTGTAAAATTGCCTTTACCGCCGGGGAATATGTTAGGCATTTGGGAAAACGAAGCACGTTTCAAAACTGGATATTTCAGCAAATTTGACGGTTATTATTTGTCTGGCGATGGTGGTTACAAAGATGAAGACGGTTATATTTTCATCACTGGAAGAACGGATGATGTAATAAATGTAGCTGGACATCGATTGTCAACAGCAGAAATGGAGGAAGTTGTTGCTTCTCATGAATCCGTGGCTGAATGTGCCGTTATTGGAATTCACGATGAGTTAAAAGGACAAATTCCTTTGGCTTTGGTGGTAACCAAATCAGGAACTGAAATCGAACAGTACCAGTTGGAACAAGAAATCATTAAACTGGTTCGTCAGCAAATTGGAGCTGTAGCTTCGCTACGAAATGTAGTCATTGTACAACGATTGCCCAAAACACGGTCGGGGAAAATCCTTCGAAAACTGATGCGCAGTATTACCGATGGCGAGGAATTCCAAATTCCGTCAACTATTGATGATGAATCCATTGTAGAAGAAATCGTGACCACATTAAAAAAGTATAAAATAGGCGTTTATAATATTTAAAATTTACCAAAATCATGAGTTACTATAAAATAAATAATTTAGAAGAGTACTTTAAACATTACAAAAAATCAGTTCGTGAACCCAAAAAGTT
Proteins encoded:
- a CDS encoding response regulator transcription factor; this translates as MKKILIVDDEPNIVMALEYTFKKNNFEVFIARDGQEALDILSIQLPDVIILDVMMPMVDGFATLEQIKKDDRLRHCKVIFLSAKNKEKDIEKGLSLGANLYVVKPFSIKKLVEQVQDLIQ
- a CDS encoding propionyl-CoA synthetase encodes the protein MKYEEIYTRSIAQPEAFWAAQADEIEWYSKPETILSKDENGYPLWYKDGELNICYLALDKHIQDGYGDQTAFIYDSPVTQTVKKYTFSEVKTEVAKLAGGMQSLGLKKGDTAIIYMPMIPQTAFAMLACARIGVIHSVVFGGFAPHELAIRIDDCKPRAIITASSGIEIDRLIAYKPLVDEAIELASHRPKKVIVFNRKLGARIPFKKYDVDYDALVYGSEETPCIPLHSNHPLYILYTSGTTGKPKGIVRDTGGYAVALKFSMKYIYNVNQDETFWAASDMGWAVGHSYILYGPLLNRNTTIIFEGKPIKTPDASTFWRIISEHKVGTMFTAPTAIRAIKKEDPDGEFIKQYDLSCLKNQFLAGERCDNATLEWYQQHIPIPVIDHWWQTESGWPMIANSLGIEKMPVKPGSATKAVCGYNIRIFNENGDELSANEEGLVVVKLPLPPGNMLGIWENEARFKTGYFSKFDGYYLSGDGGYKDEDGYIFITGRTDDVINVAGHRLSTAEMEEVVASHESVAECAVIGIHDELKGQIPLALVVTKSGTEIEQYQLEQEIIKLVRQQIGAVASLRNVVIVQRLPKTRSGKILRKLMRSITDGEEFQIPSTIDDESIVEEIVTTLKKYKIGVYNI